Part of the Zea mays cultivar B73 chromosome 4, Zm-B73-REFERENCE-NAM-5.0, whole genome shotgun sequence genome is shown below.
TCGAATGGACGGCGCGGATATCCCCTCCCACTCCGCCGCCGATGGCGACCGGCCTCCGGAGAACGCGGACGACGGCGGCGTGGAGGACGAGCGTGCCGCCGCGCCCCCTCCGGAGCGGTGCGGGGCGTTGGCTTCCGCAATCGCAGGGGTGCTGGCCGGCGCGCTGCGGGAGCACGAGGAGCGGGCGGCCGCCACCGCCCGGAGCCAGGACGAGGTCGCCGCTGCCATCGACCGCCTCAACGGAGGTAGGTGCCTCTCCCCGCCCCAGCCTTGGGCTTTCTCTGCTGGTGGTGTCATGCGTTGCGCGCGTTGTGGCTTAGACTTCTCCAGCTTCGGATGCGTACCATTCTGTGTAGACACTAGAGTATGCGTACTGTATTGTGGAGTTCATTTA
Proteins encoded:
- the LOC100277481 gene encoding uncharacterized protein LOC100277481 gives rise to the protein MDGADIPSHSAADGDRPPENADDGGVEDERAAAPPPERCGALASAIAGVLAGALREHEERAAATARSQDEVAAAIDRLNGELDRLLENAPTMVIMHHSARISSIRKRISAMNMLLKSIQRRIDSMDRIISTDHSSPVQKAGNEVGTRF